The window ACGATCTGACAATTACGGAAATTTCTGCTCAATCAAAAAATGAGAATTCAATTCGCTCTGGAACTCGTCTGTAAAAGATATGTTCTCAAGGGCTCTTCTCGCCttgaaaactttacgccagtcccaattctcgtcccgtctcgactgactgcccctgggtctccgaggatatCACGAACCATCACTAGCcattagcccccccccccccccaaggagggaggggggggggggggggcttgtccgaaattttaaattaaaccccaaAAGGAAACCAATCTGGGTGTgacccaggctttttttgacccctaaaagagaccatatatAAAACAtattgaatatatatttttatatttcttcgtgTGCAACCCTAAATGAGACCTTCACTAGGCTGGGAAACATGATGTCGTTTTGCCCGggacaccctaagtgagaccacaATCCGAAATtcacacccctaagcgagacgacgagcatcacCACCCCTGGACTTTCATATGCGAGTCCCCACCCGGGGCTATCACAGGTCATCACAAGCCATCACTCACCGTCACTAATCACTAGGCATCACTAAACATAACTACACATAACTACGCATCACTGCGCATCACTAAAACTAAACATCACTAACAATCACTAGAATCCAGCAAATAAAGGTCTGGGCTTCATCGCAAACGACAATATCACAGTTGAGTGCCTTAACAGCGGTGGAGTTTAGGACTTCACCTAAATCGTAAGggtgtttattacacataacacgagaattttattccataaatcTCATTTGTAGAAATCTATACGCTATATTTTCACATGTCAAAAAATCCTATACAagcaatcagaatggcgtataGCTGTTTCACATGtcaaagtataaccaatcaacgatagcgtaaagagCTTTCTGAGCCAATCACAATCGTGCATCGTTTACATTCAAAAAGCTTTCCAGATTTGGCGGCTTTTAGCGGCGGCGCCTCCaaatttttccagcgaaaatggCAAAGCTGGAGGAAAGCGCTAGATTTGTGTCGCTTGGTTGCTCCATGGACGAGTTTGTGCAGcatcaagaaaacaagaacacgTTAAGCAAAACATAGAGAGATGTCTCGTTGTtccaaaaattcagttttagtttCAAGGAACGAGCTGAGAGATATtgaaaatattgatgcaaaagacCTCGACGTGTTACTCGCCAATTTTCTACTTCAAGTTCGAAAGAAAGACGGACAACAATACGAACCCACATTGTTTCTAGCTTTGATCGTTATTTAAGAAAGAAAGACTATTCCTCGACCATTATGGAAGGAAAGGAGTTCAGAAAGACTAAAGAAGTATTAGTCGCAAAGCAAAAGGAACTAAAGAAAGATGGGAAAGGAAATAAACCAAAGGCTGCGCGTATGCTAACAGACGAAGACGTCGTTGATATTCTGTATGGCCACGATTTACTCGGTTGCTCTTCATCAGAGGCTCTTATTAACACTATATGGTTAAACAACACACTGTTCTTTGGACTGAGGGGTTGTCAAGAGCacagggttgtgagatggggcgatgttgaaaggaaagaaacagCGGACGGAACAGCATTTCTAGAGTACAACGAAAGACAGACGAAGACACGAACAGGCGCTGATCCAAAAGACTCTCGTACTGTAAAGCCAAAAATGTCTGCTGTCGTTGGCAGTGAAAGAGATCCTGTCCGGGCTTATGACCTCTATGCTTCTAAAAGACCAGATGACCTGAAGTCTCCGGATAGTCCGTTTTATTTAGCAATCAATCACACTACAAAAGCCGTAAATACAAAACCTTGGTTCAAGTCAGCTCCCATGGGAGTTAACAAACTCAAGTCACTTATGAAAACAATGGCAGAAAAAGCTGGATTAGATGCGAAAAACCTCACCAATGGggttgcagggatggcgcagggatggcgcagtggctcgttcctcgctcgttcgggtttttgacacaaataACTCGTggataaaaccccgtacgccgcactttctgtgacgtaaactatattAATGATTTAGTTAGGGAGGAATGTGGGTTCTATCCTCACATTTGTTTTAGATCTTTGCGTAAAGAACTCTTGACCATGTTAATTCAGGTCTTccgcgaaacaaacaaaaaaaaaaacactggttTAATAATAAAAAGCATAACTGTGGACGAAGTATGAAAAATGAGCCTGGATTAGATTTTCTGTTACATGGATATTCACCAATAATGATCCAGTAATCTAAGATGTCAGAACCGAAAGGCATCTGCCTTCTTTGTGTTTCTTACAATTATTCGACAAAAAAAACTGTAGTCTTGCAATGACTTAAAAGTCGCAGACGACTAGCTTTCACGTCTCTAGAACGAAAACGACTAATGTTACAAAAGCAGATCAAGGGTCAAAAATGATGGTGGCTTTATAATCATCAGTCCTTTGATTTTAGGATAGCCGACTTCCAAGgaacaaatattttaaaaatacacttactgTTCTGATATCacatataatttattttaacaattattcatcaATCTGGATGGGTTTGTCGAATCGAACGGAAAGGTCTACGAGACGAAAGAAAAAAGCGAGCAGCTTTTTCCTTCGTCCCACCCACCGACTATACCTCCTTTCACTTCCTTCCCTTCCCACAAGGGAGGAGGTGAAATGGGACACTCCTAAAAACGACTGCATGGGAGGCTACCCGCTGACCGACATGCCTGCTCATCCGAACAAACTCATTTCGCTCATCCCTGCTCATCCGAACAAACTGAGAGCCTGGAACTGGCTAGGGTTGAAATGGTAAACgatcaaaatcaaagaaacaaatcGCAAAAGAATCATTTGCATCACAAATAGCATTGTTCTTCTTTTTGTCATTTTGTTACCTTCAGCAATatgcgtgcgtacactttgtaatccgCAACTCACGGCCACTGCGTACCATATGgaagaaacaatgacttctcTGAACAATATTAAAGCGCTCGATGGTGTTGAAAGAGttctaccagaaacccataagggatgaaacgtgtaacgcgcgttcacagcttccgaatattcagtgcgaactgattggttgaatgtttcagtgctaagtaccatatttggaaacccctcgctcttgttgttccaaatatggtacttagcaaattgaatattcagaagcttgtttcccagcacacaaggggccgttacacgtttcaacccttattgGTTTCTGGTTCTACTTATTGTACAACGCCAAGTGCTTCGAcacttttttttaacagatagGCCACGTAATGAATTTATTGTAGCTTAAGTAAAGCACATTACAAAGtgtatttttagcattttttgcCATCAATTAGCATGTTTTACCATATAGCAAAGTGAATTTTGCTATGAtaaacaaagaaattgatcaaaATGGCTTCAATAAAGGAACTTGTATCAACTTGAATAAGTACATTGAGAATTTTGTATGTTTttaaacaattgttttatttGTACATAGATTTATCTTAACTAATACGTAATGGATAATGTAAATATTTTGTCTTATATTTTATTTGCATGCATTCTTCTCTTAATATGCATATAACTATTTCCAACTATTTGTTATTATACTTATCATGTAAAGGTCCACATTACCCTAGTGCTGCGGCTGGtgttttttacaggtcacagatcgttgttttaccaatacagaaagtatcctaaacattgatcaaagctaaccttaagcctaaaagcttttgtttaggcctaattagatctaaggttagcctttatgcatgtttaggatactttctgcatTGGAAaagcaatgacctgtgacctgtaaaaaaggACGtctacaaaacatggacccagAT of the Montipora foliosa isolate CH-2021 chromosome 14, ASM3666993v2, whole genome shotgun sequence genome contains:
- the LOC137984504 gene encoding zinc finger MYM-type protein 2-like; this encodes MEGKEFRKTKEVLVAKQKELKKDGKGNKPKAARMLTDEDVVDILYGHDLLGCSSSEALINTIWLNNTLFFGLRGCQEHRVVRWGDVERKETADGTAFLEYNERQTKTRTGADPKDSRTVKPKMSAVVGSERDPVRAYDLYASKRPDDLKSPDSPFYLAINHTTKAVNTKPWFKSAPMGVNKLKSLMKTMAEKAGLDAKNLTNGVAGMAQGWRSGSFLARSGF